A stretch of Rhizobium sp. TH2 DNA encodes these proteins:
- a CDS encoding SPFH domain-containing protein, translating into MDLNLSGMDYAVIAIVIVVIWTLIAGIKTVPQGYNYTVERFKKYTRTLHPGLNLIVPYIDTIGAKLNVMEQVLDVPTQEVITRDNASVKADAVAFYQILNAAQAAYQISNLNQALLNLTMTNIRSVMGSMDLDELLSNRDLINEKLLRTVDEAANPWGIKITRVEIKDISPPQNLLDSMARQMKAEREKRALVLEAEGTRAAQILKAEGLKQSAILQAEGKREAAYREAEARERLAEAEAKATTMVSEAIGAGNVQALNYFVAQKYTEALISIGTANNSKIVLMPLEASSLIGSLGGIGAIAKEVFGDNGGSPTTPRPTPARSTPSVNTTTAQSNPFVIRPEGSQT; encoded by the coding sequence ATGGATCTCAATCTTTCAGGCATGGATTACGCCGTCATCGCCATCGTCATCGTGGTGATATGGACGCTGATTGCGGGCATCAAGACCGTGCCTCAAGGTTACAACTACACAGTCGAGCGGTTCAAGAAATATACTAGGACACTGCATCCCGGCCTGAACCTCATCGTCCCCTATATCGACACAATCGGCGCCAAGCTCAACGTGATGGAGCAGGTCCTCGACGTTCCGACCCAGGAGGTCATCACCAGGGACAATGCCAGCGTCAAAGCCGATGCGGTCGCCTTCTACCAGATCCTCAACGCCGCCCAGGCCGCCTACCAGATCTCTAACCTCAACCAGGCACTGCTCAACCTGACGATGACCAATATCCGCTCGGTCATGGGTTCTATGGATCTTGATGAGCTGCTCTCCAACCGTGATCTCATCAACGAAAAACTGCTGCGCACGGTCGATGAGGCCGCCAATCCCTGGGGCATCAAGATCACCCGCGTCGAGATCAAGGATATTTCGCCACCGCAGAATCTCCTCGATTCCATGGCCCGCCAGATGAAGGCGGAACGCGAGAAGCGTGCGCTGGTGCTGGAAGCCGAAGGCACGCGTGCCGCCCAGATTCTCAAGGCGGAGGGCCTCAAGCAGTCCGCCATTCTCCAGGCGGAAGGCAAGCGCGAAGCGGCCTATCGCGAGGCCGAGGCACGCGAACGTCTGGCCGAAGCCGAAGCCAAGGCGACGACCATGGTGTCGGAAGCAATCGGCGCCGGCAACGTCCAGGCGCTCAACTACTTCGTGGCGCAGAAATATACCGAGGCGCTGATTTCGATCGGCACCGCGAATAATTCCAAGATCGTGCTGATGCCGCTTGAAGCCTCATCGCTGATCGGTTCGCTCGGCGGCATCGGCGCCATCGCCAAGGAAGTGTTCGGCGACAATGGCGGTTCGCCCACGACACCGCGTCCGACCCCGGCCCGCTCGACGCCGAGCGTGAATACGACCACCGCCCAGTCCAATCCCTTCGTGATCCGTCCGGAAGGTAGCCAGACATGA